The window GATCGTCTATGTGCTGCAGGCGCGTCAAGTTCAAATTCCACTTGCCGAAATGACCTGCCGTCCGCGCGGTAGCGGCATCGTACCGGCGCTGCACTTCATCGTCGATGGAGAGGTCGCCATACGTGTAATTGAGCGCGAAGGTGTTGCGGCCGCCCGTCCAGATATGGTCGAGGTTGTCGCCGTTGATGCCGATGACCCAGTTTTTCGCTCCCTTGGGATTCTTGTACGCCATACCCTTCGCTTCGTCTTCAAGATCCTTCCAGTCGAAGCGCAGCGTGCCGTAGAGGTTGAAGTCGCGGCTGCGCCGGAAGTTGTGCTGCCACCAAAGGCTCACGGTCTCCGACGTGCCCGTGTAGTCAAGCGCAGAGAACGCGCCGCCCAGCGTATAGTGCGAGCGTGCGTAGCTGACGCCGACGCGTTCGCCCTGCTTGGCGATCGGCGTCGAGTAGGAAGCCGATCCCGACCACATGCCGCCGTTCGACACGATGCCGCCGACGGAGAAGAGGTCGCCCTCGCGGAACGGACTCGCGTAGTTGAAGAAGGCGCTGTACTGGTAGCGTCCCGTGTAGCGATAGCCGCCGTTGTCGACGCCGACGTAGCCCCACATGCGGTTGCCCTTGTTCTTGACGTCAATGACGATGTCCGACGTGCCCTGGCGGCTGCCCGCCTTGATCTGAGTACGCGCCTCGACGCGCGAGAGGTCATTGGTCAGCCAGACGCCGCGGTTGAGCGCTTCCTTCTTCACGAGTTCGCCCGAAGAAAGCCCCATCTCGCGCCGAATGGCATTTTCTGTCAAATACGAATTGTTGTTCACGATGATCTTGTCGTAGCGCCCGGGCACGATCGTAAAGTCGACCGCGCCATTCGCGAAATCCTGCGGCGCGAGGTAGGCGAAGGCGACGAAGTACCCTTTGGAACGCAGGTATTTCGTGACCTCCGCCGCCTGCTCTTCGAGGTCGGCGAGACGCGCGTACTTGAGCTTGTGCGGCTTTAAGAGCGCACGAAGCTCCTCGTCCGTCACGGGGTTCTCGCCCGAGAACGTGTAGCGGCGCACGAGGATCGCGCTCTCCGCAGCCTGCTGCTCTGCCTGCCGCGGCGCAGGGGCTTCCACGCCCGCTCGCGTCACGTCCGGCGAGGCGGCTGCCTCCGCTCCCTCGGTCTTCGGCACGTCGACGGCGCTCGCACCCATCATCGGCGCTTCGCCCGCCGCTGCACGCACCATGGCACGCTGCGCATCGCCCGCCGCATCTGAAACCGTTCCCGCTTCAGCGCAAAAGGGGGCGAGCACAGCGCTGACCAAAGCGAGCGTGACGGCAAAGGACAGACGCCTGCATCGCTTTGCGACAGACCTGTGCCGCATTTTCTCTGCATCCTGCATCTTCATTCGCATCGTTCCTTCCATGACTTGCCATCGTTCTTCACGACGGCTTCCAAAAGTATCAACCGCACTTGTATGCTATATATTAGCATAATTCGGGCTTTTTTCCTAGCGGATATTAGCTATTTCTTTGCAGCCTTGCAAAAATAGGGATTTTTGACCTATGCGTGGGCGAGGATTCTCTTTTCAAATGGCATCCCCAAATTGCCTGCCGTATGCTATTATGTAACTGTACGATTTCTTGTCGTTCGTTTTCCTCGTAACGATCTCCATCGTTGCGCTAAAAGCAAACTTTCAGGACATATGTTCATCCGTCACTCCAAGCGATATGGTTTGCCTTTACGCCGCTTCCTGCGATGGTCTCATCAAAGAGGCACGCTGTACATATGTCCTCACGCCTTACAGAAACCTAGCCAATCGGTCTGCGCCTTCGGCTTGACCTCTTGGGGTTTCATGGTAAAATAAGAACACCCCGCCTTGAGCGTCCAACTTAGGCGGGGTATTCTTTACCACAAATAAGACGGGGACTGGCCGTTTATCGGTAGCACCCTTTTCATGTTCATGATACGACACGCTGCGCCTTGCGTCAAGGAATCACTGATAAATTCAGCCACCCATCTTCACACATCTGCGCTGTCCTCTCGTCGCATGCTTCCGACGGGTAAAAAAAGGAGGAGTCTCGCACGCGATGTGCGGCTCCTCCGTATCGCTCTATCGCGAATGTGAGATTCCTCCGATATGCACAAGATGCACTCAAAGCAGACTATGCCTCCTGCCAAGCTCCTGCACGCGCTCCATGGAGAACTTTGAAAGGCGCGCGATGGTTTCCAGCGGCAGCTTGTCACGCAGCATCTCCAAGACAATAGCGACCTTCCCTTCCTCGCATCCCTCGGCACGCCCACGTTTCATGCCGCGCTCGATGCCTTCTTCAAGGATGGCTTCTTCAAAGTCTTTTTGATTCCATTCAAAATTCACCATATCGACAACCTCCCTTTCGTGTTGCTGCAAAAATTCTGCCATGATATCATGTTCTTCGCAATATCGCATGGCCTCGCGAATGGCTTGCGCCCTTGCCATGCCGCTCGTCATATTCTTTTTGATTCGATCGATGAAGAAGCTATAGTCATGAAGCGTTCGGCTTTTCTGGAGGAGTATTTTCGTCTCGTCGTAGCTGATATTGTGGAAGCATACCTTCAATTCCAGGTTGATATTTTCATCCGACTCCGGCTTCCTATACGCATCGGACAGCTTCATCTGATACGTTTCAGGCATATCGCCGTCTCCCGAATAGAATACATGGAATTCCGGCGCGGGAAGTTCGATCCGCGTGTTCTGATACAGCTTCTTCGCGGGTACGTATTGACGCCATTGTTCACAGACATAGTAAAGGCAACGCAATGCCATGTTCTTGTTCGCCGTGCTCTGATGCTCCATGAAGATCAGATGCTGCTGTGCCAGCAAGAAGGATATGTCATTCTTGATCTGTGACAAGAAGGTTCCGTCAAGCGTCACGATCTTCAGCGGATCTCGGGCATAGGAACGTCCATGCAAAGCGCCCGCCACTTCTTTCAGGCGTTGTTCATCATTGAAGTAGAGGCGGAATACCGTATCTTGATACTGTCTGCCTTTCGCTTCTTTTTCCATGGC of the Selenomonas sputigena genome contains:
- a CDS encoding transposase: MEKEAKGRQYQDTVFRLYFNDEQRLKEVAGALHGRSYARDPLKIVTLDGTFLSQIKNDISFLLAQQHLIFMEHQSTANKNMALRCLYYVCEQWRQYVPAKKLYQNTRIELPAPEFHVFYSGDGDMPETYQMKLSDAYRKPESDENINLELKVCFHNISYDETKILLQKSRTLHDYSFFIDRIKKNMTSGMARAQAIREAMRYCEEHDIMAEFLQQHEREVVDMVNFEWNQKDFEEAILEEGIERGMKRGRAEGCEEGKVAIVLEMLRDKLPLETIARLSKFSMERVQELGRRHSLL
- a CDS encoding ShlB/FhaC/HecB family hemolysin secretion/activation protein, translating into MKMQDAEKMRHRSVAKRCRRLSFAVTLALVSAVLAPFCAEAGTVSDAAGDAQRAMVRAAAGEAPMMGASAVDVPKTEGAEAAASPDVTRAGVEAPAPRQAEQQAAESAILVRRYTFSGENPVTDEELRALLKPHKLKYARLADLEEQAAEVTKYLRSKGYFVAFAYLAPQDFANGAVDFTIVPGRYDKIIVNNNSYLTENAIRREMGLSSGELVKKEALNRGVWLTNDLSRVEARTQIKAGSRQGTSDIVIDVKNKGNRMWGYVGVDNGGYRYTGRYQYSAFFNYASPFREGDLFSVGGIVSNGGMWSGSASYSTPIAKQGERVGVSYARSHYTLGGAFSALDYTGTSETVSLWWQHNFRRSRDFNLYGTLRFDWKDLEDEAKGMAYKNPKGAKNWVIGINGDNLDHIWTGGRNTFALNYTYGDLSIDDEVQRRYDAATARTAGHFGKWNLNLTRLQHIDDRLSLYLSYSRQWANKNLDSSEKFSLGGPYGVRAYPVGEASGDDGWRWTSELRWNLPTREGDENSWQLIAFVDGGHVKLYHNGWLGYTGPQSRSLYGAGVGVNWSNQANWVAHLHYAWKIGHEKAVSDTDRSGRFWFQLYKFF